A part of Arachis hypogaea cultivar Tifrunner chromosome 12, arahy.Tifrunner.gnm2.J5K5, whole genome shotgun sequence genomic DNA contains:
- the LOC112727201 gene encoding tetraspanin-20 isoform X2, giving the protein MRFNCCHVSLAFVLKFLNFLQAFIGVSILMYSIWMLNQWNHQEIPQPPFPHSPHIALHGSLGFDLNSINLPAPWFIYAFMGVGVLVCCVTFLGCIAAELINGCCLCFYTLLVTVILLLEAVLVGFIAIDPTGQLDSLKSFIKENMDICEWVGIAVLVIQASSLLMALVLRASVSSRSDDSAYEDEYDARVPLVSPKSSQASGSSKFDNRANHSDIWSSRMREKYGLNNSEKISYQQP; this is encoded by the exons ATGCGCTTCAATTGCTGCCACGTGTCGCTGGCGTTCGTTCTGAAGTTCTTGAATTTCCTTCAAGCTTTCATTGGGGTTTCGATTCTGATGTACTCAATATGGATGCTGAATCAATGGAATCATCAAGAAATTCCGCAACCACCGTTCCCTCATTCTCCTCATATCGCTCTTCATGGTTCTCTTGGCTTCGATCTCAATTCTATTAACCTCCCTGCTCCATG GTTCATCTATGCCTTTATGGGAGTGGGAGTATTGGTGTGCTGTGTTACCTTCTTGGGTTGCATTGCAGCTGAATTGATTAATGGTTGCTGCTTATGTTTT TACACGCTACTTGTCACAGTAATTCTTCTACTAGAAGCTGTTTTGGTGGGATTCATTGCCATTGATC CTACTGGCCAACTTGACAGCCTTAAATCTTTCATCAAGGAGAACATGGATATATGTGAATGGGTTGGAATTGCTGTGCTTGTGATTCAG GCCTCATCTCTATTAATGGCATTAGTTTTGCGAGCCTCAGTTTCTTCTAGGAGTGATGATTCAGCTTATGAGGACGAATATGATGCTAGGGTTCCTCTGGTAAGTCCTAAATCTAGCCAAGCATCTGGTTCAAGCAAATTTGATAACCGAGCTAATCACTCCGACATTTGGAGCTCACGGATGAGAGAGAAG TATGGTTTGAACAATAGTGAAAAGATCAGTTACCAACAACCATGA
- the LOC112727201 gene encoding tetraspanin-20 isoform X1: MRFNCCHVSLAFVLKFLNFLQAFIGVSILMYSIWMLNQWNHQEIPQPPFPHSPHIALHGSLGFDLNSINLPAPWFIYAFMGVGVLVCCVTFLGCIAAELINGCCLCFYTLLVTVILLLEAVLVGFIAIDHRWEEHLPIDPTGQLDSLKSFIKENMDICEWVGIAVLVIQASSLLMALVLRASVSSRSDDSAYEDEYDARVPLVSPKSSQASGSSKFDNRANHSDIWSSRMREKYGLNNSEKISYQQP, encoded by the exons ATGCGCTTCAATTGCTGCCACGTGTCGCTGGCGTTCGTTCTGAAGTTCTTGAATTTCCTTCAAGCTTTCATTGGGGTTTCGATTCTGATGTACTCAATATGGATGCTGAATCAATGGAATCATCAAGAAATTCCGCAACCACCGTTCCCTCATTCTCCTCATATCGCTCTTCATGGTTCTCTTGGCTTCGATCTCAATTCTATTAACCTCCCTGCTCCATG GTTCATCTATGCCTTTATGGGAGTGGGAGTATTGGTGTGCTGTGTTACCTTCTTGGGTTGCATTGCAGCTGAATTGATTAATGGTTGCTGCTTATGTTTT TACACGCTACTTGTCACAGTAATTCTTCTACTAGAAGCTGTTTTGGTGGGATTCATTGCCATTGATCATCGATGGGAAGAg CATCTTCCCATTGATCCTACTGGCCAACTTGACAGCCTTAAATCTTTCATCAAGGAGAACATGGATATATGTGAATGGGTTGGAATTGCTGTGCTTGTGATTCAG GCCTCATCTCTATTAATGGCATTAGTTTTGCGAGCCTCAGTTTCTTCTAGGAGTGATGATTCAGCTTATGAGGACGAATATGATGCTAGGGTTCCTCTGGTAAGTCCTAAATCTAGCCAAGCATCTGGTTCAAGCAAATTTGATAACCGAGCTAATCACTCCGACATTTGGAGCTCACGGATGAGAGAGAAG TATGGTTTGAACAATAGTGAAAAGATCAGTTACCAACAACCATGA